A portion of the Streptomyces erythrochromogenes genome contains these proteins:
- the hemQ gene encoding hydrogen peroxide-dependent heme synthase yields MTAPEKIPNAGKKAKDLNEVIRYTLWSVFKLKDVLPEDRAGFADEVQELFDQLAAKDITVRGTYDVSGLRADADIMIWWHAETADELQTAYNLFRRTKLGRAMEPVWSNMALHRPAEFNKSHIPAFLADEVARDYVSVYPFVRSYDWYLLPDEDRRRMLADHGKMARGYPDVRANTVASFSLGDYEWLLAFEADELYRIVDLMRHLRASEARMHVREEVPFYTGRRKSVADLVAGLA; encoded by the coding sequence ATGACTGCACCAGAGAAGATTCCCAACGCGGGGAAGAAGGCGAAGGACCTCAACGAGGTCATCCGCTACACCCTGTGGTCCGTCTTCAAGCTGAAGGACGTCCTGCCGGAGGACCGCGCCGGTTTCGCCGACGAGGTCCAGGAGCTGTTCGACCAGCTGGCCGCCAAGGACATCACCGTCCGCGGCACCTATGACGTCTCCGGTCTGCGGGCCGACGCCGACATCATGATCTGGTGGCACGCGGAGACCGCGGACGAGCTGCAGACCGCGTACAACCTGTTCCGCCGTACCAAGCTGGGCCGCGCGATGGAGCCGGTGTGGTCGAACATGGCCCTGCACCGCCCGGCCGAGTTCAACAAGTCGCACATCCCGGCCTTCCTGGCCGACGAGGTCGCCCGCGACTACGTCAGCGTGTACCCCTTCGTCCGCAGCTACGACTGGTACCTGCTGCCCGACGAGGACCGCCGCCGCATGCTCGCCGACCACGGCAAGATGGCCCGCGGCTACCCGGACGTGCGCGCCAACACCGTCGCCTCCTTCTCGCTGGGCGACTACGAGTGGCTGCTGGCCTTCGAGGCGGACGAGCTGTACCGCATCGTCGACCTCATGCGTCACCTGCGCGCCTCCGAGGCCCGTATGCACGTCCGTGAAGAGGTGCCCTTCTACACCGGGCGCCGCAAGTCCGTCGCCGACCTGGTGGCCGGGCTCGCCTGA
- the hemG gene encoding protoporphyrinogen oxidase, giving the protein MRTDRPGSPTRPAGSPGHVVVIGGGIAGLAAAHRLLAEGARVTLLEAGPRLGGKLYSGELAGAPVDLGAESMLARRPEAVALAEAVGLADAVQPPATATAHLWTRGALRPMPRGHVMGVPGDLGPLAASGVLSAEGLARIEAERTLPPTEIGEDVAVGAYVAARLGREVVDRLVEPLLGGVYAGDAYRISMRAAVPQLFEAARTHALLGDGVRELQRKAQSGPQQAGPVFAGIDGGIGRLPLAVAEACRKAGARIVTGTPVREVLRTAEGWRVVAAEETFEADGVVLAVPAGPAARLLDSLAPAAAAELNQVEYASMALVTMAFRRRDLPAAVTGGGASGFLVPPVDGRTIKASTFSSNKWAWAGKDPDLFLLRTSVGRYADERDLEREDGELVEVSLTDLGEAVGLTARPVASTVTRWDGGLPQYPVGHLDRVARIRAAVEALPGLAVCGALYDGVGIPACVASAGRAADTVIASLGARTAPLAPTTDQRTGQ; this is encoded by the coding sequence ATGCGTACGGATCGGCCGGGGAGCCCCACCCGGCCCGCCGGCTCCCCGGGCCACGTCGTCGTCATCGGCGGCGGGATCGCGGGCCTCGCGGCGGCCCACCGGCTGCTCGCCGAAGGCGCCCGCGTCACGCTGCTGGAGGCCGGACCGAGGCTCGGCGGAAAGCTGTACTCCGGCGAACTCGCCGGGGCCCCCGTCGACCTCGGCGCCGAGTCCATGCTCGCCCGCCGCCCCGAGGCCGTCGCCCTCGCCGAGGCCGTGGGCCTGGCCGACGCCGTGCAGCCGCCCGCCACCGCCACCGCCCACCTGTGGACCAGGGGCGCGCTGCGGCCGATGCCGCGCGGCCACGTCATGGGCGTCCCCGGCGACCTCGGTCCGCTGGCCGCCTCCGGGGTCCTCTCCGCAGAGGGCCTGGCCCGCATCGAGGCCGAGCGGACGCTGCCGCCCACCGAGATCGGCGAGGACGTCGCCGTCGGCGCGTACGTGGCTGCCCGCCTCGGCCGCGAGGTCGTCGACCGGCTGGTGGAACCGCTGCTCGGCGGGGTCTACGCGGGCGACGCCTACCGCATCTCCATGCGGGCCGCCGTGCCCCAGCTCTTCGAGGCCGCCCGCACGCACGCCCTGCTGGGCGACGGCGTACGGGAACTGCAGCGCAAGGCGCAGAGCGGGCCCCAGCAGGCCGGCCCGGTCTTCGCCGGTATCGACGGGGGCATCGGACGCCTCCCGCTCGCCGTGGCCGAGGCCTGCCGCAAGGCCGGTGCGCGGATCGTCACCGGCACCCCCGTGCGGGAGGTCCTTCGTACGGCTGAAGGCTGGCGGGTCGTGGCCGCCGAGGAGACCTTCGAGGCCGACGGCGTCGTCCTGGCCGTCCCGGCCGGGCCCGCCGCCCGGCTGCTGGACTCCCTCGCGCCGGCCGCCGCGGCCGAGCTGAACCAGGTCGAATACGCCTCCATGGCGCTGGTCACCATGGCCTTCCGGCGCCGCGACCTGCCGGCCGCCGTCACCGGCGGCGGCGCCAGCGGATTCCTCGTGCCGCCCGTCGACGGCCGGACCATCAAGGCGTCCACCTTCTCCAGCAACAAGTGGGCCTGGGCCGGCAAGGACCCCGACCTCTTCCTGCTGCGCACCTCCGTCGGCCGGTACGCCGACGAGCGCGACCTGGAGCGCGAGGACGGCGAGCTCGTCGAGGTGTCCCTCACCGACCTCGGCGAGGCCGTGGGCCTGACGGCCCGGCCGGTCGCCTCCACCGTCACCCGCTGGGACGGCGGACTGCCCCAGTACCCGGTCGGCCACCTCGACCGGGTCGCCCGGATCCGCGCCGCCGTCGAGGCCCTGCCCGGCCTCGCGGTGTGCGGCGCGCTCTACGACGGGGTGGGCATTCCGGCCTGCGTCGCGAGTGCCGGCCGGGCCGCGGACACGGTGATCGCCTCGCTCGGTGCGCGTACGGCACCCCTGGCTCCGACCACTGATCAGCGCACGGGACAATAG
- a CDS encoding DUF4349 domain-containing protein, with the protein MHSISRHRSAAALAALSLTGVLALTGCGADGQGSASDKAAVAPPAADGKAREGAAGAAAAPAPAGSAGSAGSAAKNDGAPVAVRPNVIRTATLGIETTDVQKTLAAARTAADGAGGYVGNESTKRGEDGRMTSTVTLRVPGERYDAVLGAMEGSGKLLHRKVDAQDVTEKVADINSRVSSQQASVARVREMMGKASALSEVVMLESELSRRQSDLESLLAQQTALKDQTSMGTITLEVSEPAPAAEEEKKKEKEPTFLGALSGGWEVFTKILRYLMVALGALLPFLLTASAVVVLVRVYRRWRPARPKTGLTPKRVPVPAARTAPPAGAPAPDSEADVRD; encoded by the coding sequence ATGCACAGCATCAGCAGACACCGTTCCGCGGCGGCCCTGGCCGCCCTCTCCCTCACCGGGGTGCTCGCGCTCACCGGCTGCGGCGCGGACGGCCAGGGCTCGGCGAGCGACAAGGCGGCGGTCGCACCGCCCGCGGCGGACGGCAAGGCCCGGGAGGGGGCGGCGGGCGCCGCGGCGGCCCCGGCGCCGGCGGGGTCGGCGGGGTCGGCGGGGTCGGCCGCCAAGAACGACGGGGCGCCGGTCGCGGTGCGCCCGAACGTCATCCGTACGGCCACGCTCGGCATCGAGACGACCGACGTCCAGAAGACGCTCGCGGCCGCCCGCACCGCGGCCGACGGCGCGGGCGGCTACGTCGGCAACGAGTCGACCAAGCGCGGCGAGGACGGCCGGATGACCTCGACGGTGACCCTGCGGGTGCCCGGCGAGCGCTACGACGCCGTGCTCGGCGCCATGGAAGGCAGCGGGAAGCTGCTGCACCGCAAGGTCGACGCGCAGGACGTCACCGAGAAGGTCGCCGACATCAACAGCCGTGTCTCCTCGCAGCAGGCGAGCGTGGCGCGGGTGCGCGAGATGATGGGCAAGGCCTCGGCGCTGAGCGAGGTGGTGATGCTGGAGAGCGAGCTGAGCCGGCGCCAGTCGGACCTGGAGTCGCTGCTGGCGCAGCAGACGGCGCTGAAGGACCAGACCTCGATGGGCACGATCACGCTGGAGGTCTCCGAACCGGCCCCCGCGGCGGAGGAGGAGAAGAAGAAGGAGAAGGAGCCCACCTTCCTCGGTGCGCTGAGCGGCGGCTGGGAGGTCTTCACGAAGATCCTGCGCTACCTGATGGTGGCGCTCGGGGCGCTGCTGCCGTTCCTGCTGACGGCTTCGGCGGTGGTGGTGCTGGTCCGGGTGTACCGGCGGTGGCGGCCGGCGCGGCCGAAGACGGGCCTGACCCCGAAGCGGGTGCCGGTGCCGGCGGCGCGGACGGCGCCTCCGGCCGGGGCTCCTGCCCCGGACTCCGAGGCCGACGTGCGGGACTGA
- a CDS encoding FAD-dependent oxidoreductase: MATERLVVVGGDAAGMSAASQARRLKGPQELEIVAFERGRFTSYSACGIPYWVGGLVAERDDLIARTPEEHRARDIDLHTRTEVVELDLAGSRVRARDLDGGSESWTPYDKLVLATGARPVRPRLPGIGAHGVHGIQTLDDGQRLMDSLERTRGRRAVVVGAGYIGVEMAEALVLRGYEVTVLHRGEQPMATLDPDMGGLVHSAMNRMGIVTVARAEVTKILADEEGRARAVATSAGEEYPADVVVLGIGVEPRTALARDAGLPLGPSGGILTDLSMRVRGHENVWAGGDCVEVLDLVAGRTRHIPLGTHANKHGQVIGSGVGGGYATFPGVVGTAVSKVCDLEIARTGLRERDALEAGLRFVTATITSTNTAGYYPQAAQMTVKMLAERRTGRLLGVQIVGGAGSAKRVDVAAVALTAGMTVEQVVSLDLGYAPPFSPVWDPVLVAARKAVSAVRAAGV, encoded by the coding sequence ATGGCGACGGAACGACTGGTGGTGGTCGGGGGCGACGCGGCGGGGATGTCCGCCGCGTCGCAGGCCCGCAGGCTGAAGGGTCCGCAGGAGCTGGAGATCGTCGCCTTCGAGCGCGGCCGCTTCACCTCCTACTCTGCGTGCGGCATCCCGTACTGGGTCGGCGGCCTGGTCGCCGAGCGCGACGACCTGATCGCCCGCACCCCCGAGGAGCACCGGGCCCGGGACATCGACCTGCACACCCGCACGGAGGTGGTGGAGCTCGATCTGGCCGGGTCGCGGGTCCGCGCCCGCGATCTGGACGGCGGATCCGAGTCGTGGACCCCCTACGACAAGCTCGTCCTCGCCACCGGCGCCCGGCCCGTGCGCCCCCGCCTGCCCGGCATCGGCGCGCACGGGGTGCACGGCATCCAGACCCTGGACGACGGCCAGCGGCTCATGGACTCGCTGGAGCGCACGCGGGGCCGGCGGGCGGTCGTGGTCGGCGCGGGCTACATCGGCGTGGAGATGGCCGAGGCCCTGGTGCTGCGGGGCTACGAGGTGACCGTCCTGCACCGGGGCGAGCAGCCGATGGCCACGCTGGACCCGGACATGGGCGGCCTGGTGCACAGCGCGATGAACCGCATGGGGATCGTCACGGTGGCGCGCGCCGAGGTCACCAAGATCCTCGCCGACGAAGAGGGCCGGGCCCGCGCGGTGGCAACGTCCGCCGGCGAGGAGTACCCGGCGGACGTGGTCGTGCTCGGCATCGGCGTGGAGCCGCGGACGGCGCTGGCCCGCGACGCCGGCCTCCCGCTCGGCCCTTCGGGCGGGATCCTCACGGACCTGTCGATGCGCGTGCGCGGTCACGAGAACGTCTGGGCGGGCGGCGACTGCGTGGAGGTCCTCGACCTGGTCGCGGGCCGCACCCGGCACATCCCGCTGGGCACCCACGCCAACAAGCACGGCCAGGTCATCGGCTCCGGGGTGGGCGGCGGCTACGCGACCTTCCCGGGGGTGGTCGGCACGGCGGTCAGCAAGGTCTGCGACCTGGAGATCGCCCGTACGGGGCTGCGCGAGCGGGACGCGCTGGAGGCGGGCCTGCGCTTCGTGACGGCCACCATCACCTCCACCAACACGGCGGGCTACTACCCGCAGGCGGCGCAGATGACGGTGAAGATGCTGGCGGAGCGCCGTACGGGCCGCCTCCTGGGCGTACAGATCGTCGGCGGCGCCGGTTCCGCGAAGCGGGTGGACGTCGCGGCGGTGGCCCTCACGGCGGGCATGACGGTCGAGCAGGTGGTCTCGCTCGACCTCGGCTACGCCCCGCCGTTCTCCCCGGTCTGGGACCCGGTCCTGGTGGCGGCCCGCAAGGCGGTCTCCGCGGTCCGCGCAGCGGGCGTCTGA
- the hemE gene encoding uroporphyrinogen decarboxylase yields the protein MSANDSPKGQPSQTYDSAFLKACRREPVPHTPVWFMRQAGRSLPEYRKVREGTAMLESCMRPDLVTEITMQPVRRHNVDAAIFFSDIVVPLKAIGVDLDIKPGVGPVVAQPIRRREDLAQLRDLTPEDVSYVTEAIGMLTGELGSTPLIGFAGAPFTLASYLVEGGPSKNHEHTKALMYGDPQLWADLLDRLAEITSAFLKVQIEAGASAVQLFDSWVGALAPADYRRSVMPASAKVLQSVASYGVPRIHFGVGTGELLGLMGEAGADVVGVDYRVALDEAARRVGPGKALQGNLDPAVLFSTTEAVEAKTDEVLAAAAGLEGHVFNLGHGVLPTTDPEALTRLVDYVHTKTAR from the coding sequence GTGAGCGCCAACGACAGCCCCAAGGGCCAGCCGAGCCAGACGTACGATTCCGCCTTCCTGAAGGCGTGCCGGCGGGAGCCGGTGCCGCACACGCCGGTGTGGTTCATGCGGCAGGCCGGGCGCTCACTCCCCGAGTACCGCAAGGTCCGCGAGGGCACCGCGATGCTCGAGTCCTGCATGCGGCCCGACCTGGTCACCGAGATCACCATGCAGCCGGTGCGGCGCCACAACGTCGACGCGGCGATCTTCTTCTCCGACATCGTGGTCCCGCTCAAGGCCATCGGCGTCGACCTGGACATCAAGCCGGGCGTCGGCCCGGTCGTAGCCCAGCCGATCCGCCGCCGCGAGGACCTCGCACAACTGCGCGACCTCACCCCTGAGGACGTCTCGTACGTCACCGAGGCGATCGGCATGCTCACGGGTGAACTGGGCTCCACGCCGTTGATCGGTTTCGCGGGCGCGCCTTTCACCCTCGCGAGCTACCTGGTCGAGGGCGGCCCCTCCAAGAACCACGAGCACACCAAGGCCCTCATGTACGGGGACCCGCAGCTCTGGGCCGACCTGCTCGACCGCCTCGCGGAGATCACCTCCGCCTTCCTGAAGGTCCAGATCGAGGCCGGCGCCTCCGCCGTCCAGCTCTTCGACTCCTGGGTCGGCGCGCTCGCCCCGGCGGACTACCGCCGCTCCGTCATGCCCGCCTCGGCGAAGGTCCTGCAGTCCGTCGCCTCCTACGGGGTCCCGCGGATCCACTTCGGCGTCGGCACCGGCGAGCTCCTCGGCCTGATGGGCGAAGCCGGTGCGGACGTCGTGGGCGTCGACTACCGCGTCGCGCTCGACGAGGCGGCCCGCCGGGTCGGCCCGGGCAAGGCCCTCCAGGGCAACCTGGACCCGGCCGTGCTCTTCTCCACCACGGAGGCGGTCGAGGCCAAGACGGACGAGGTCCTCGCTGCGGCCGCCGGCCTGGAGGGCCACGTCTTCAACCTCGGCCACGGCGTCCTCCCGACGACCGACCCCGAGGCGCTGACCCGCCTGGTGGACTACGTCCACACCAAGACGGCCCGCTGA
- a CDS encoding DUF3000 domain-containing protein: MAAAQGRFSDGADGTDSAKESSVPLPFRRAVEGLKKARLRPGVEIDPTKPPQRLAPYAYALEAAVVDGEDDLADGRLILLHDPAGHDAWHGTFRLVTLVRAELEPEMAADPLLPEVCWSWLTGALEARGLAYGEASGTVTMASSHYFGGLAERRPATQIEIRASWTPREGVGGVPDTPAHLSAWCELICQIAGLPPVGPTDTATGVVSLPQRRGPHHP; encoded by the coding sequence ATGGCTGCGGCTCAGGGACGATTTTCAGATGGCGCCGACGGTACGGACAGTGCGAAGGAGAGCTCCGTCCCACTCCCGTTCCGCCGGGCGGTCGAAGGATTGAAGAAGGCCCGGCTGCGCCCGGGGGTCGAGATCGATCCGACGAAGCCGCCCCAGCGGCTGGCCCCGTACGCCTACGCGCTGGAGGCCGCGGTGGTGGACGGGGAGGACGACCTGGCCGACGGCCGGCTCATCCTGCTCCACGATCCGGCCGGGCACGACGCCTGGCACGGGACCTTCCGGCTGGTGACGCTCGTACGGGCGGAGCTGGAGCCCGAGATGGCCGCGGACCCGCTGCTGCCCGAGGTGTGCTGGTCCTGGCTGACGGGGGCCCTGGAGGCGCGCGGGCTGGCCTACGGCGAGGCGAGCGGAACGGTGACCATGGCGAGCTCGCACTACTTCGGCGGGCTCGCGGAGCGGCGGCCCGCGACGCAGATCGAGATCAGAGCCTCCTGGACGCCGCGCGAGGGCGTGGGCGGGGTCCCGGACACCCCGGCGCACCTGTCGGCGTGGTGCGAACTGATCTGCCAGATCGCGGGGCTGCCGCCGGTGGGTCCGACGGACACGGCGACGGGCGTGGTCTCCCTGCCACAGCGCCGCGGTCCGCACCACCCGTAG
- a CDS encoding helix-turn-helix transcriptional regulator — MSVLLEQPASLVAYRPNKPTAMVVVADPRVRSTVTRHLWALGVRDVIEASSIAEARPRVGSPRDICVADVHLPDGSGLTLLSETRAAGWPNGLALSAADDIGAVRNALAGGVKGYVVTGTRTNIGLPTRPGAAPIGAAAARMHRRPPGAPSHPGGYRELSGREVEVLRLVAEGQSNKAIGVSMGLSALTVKSHLARIARKLGTGDRAGMVAVALRTGIIH, encoded by the coding sequence GTGTCCGTTCTTCTCGAGCAGCCCGCAAGCCTGGTCGCCTACCGCCCGAACAAGCCGACGGCCATGGTCGTCGTGGCCGACCCGCGCGTCCGTTCCACCGTGACCCGCCATCTGTGGGCCCTCGGAGTCCGTGACGTGATCGAGGCGTCGTCCATCGCGGAGGCCCGCCCCCGCGTCGGCAGCCCGCGCGACATCTGCGTGGCCGACGTACACCTGCCCGACGGTTCCGGTCTCACCCTGCTCTCCGAGACCCGTGCCGCAGGCTGGCCGAACGGCCTGGCCCTGTCCGCCGCCGACGACATCGGCGCCGTGCGCAACGCCCTCGCGGGCGGCGTGAAGGGCTACGTCGTCACCGGTACGCGGACCAACATCGGGCTCCCCACCCGGCCCGGCGCCGCCCCCATCGGCGCTGCCGCCGCCCGTATGCACCGCCGCCCCCCGGGTGCCCCGAGCCACCCGGGCGGCTACCGGGAGCTCTCCGGCCGCGAGGTCGAGGTCCTGCGCCTCGTCGCGGAGGGCCAGTCCAACAAGGCCATCGGCGTCTCGATGGGCCTGTCCGCCCTGACCGTCAAGTCCCACCTCGCCCGCATCGCCCGCAAGCTGGGCACCGGTGACCGCGCGGGAATGGTCGCCGTGGCCCTGCGGACCGGGATCATCCACTGA
- a CDS encoding HRDC domain-containing protein: MTDAQETAADLRTTTGGGPPDDVVVPPGGVPTPLLEPREGIPPVVADADALAEVVAAFAAGTGPVAVDAERASGYRYGQRAYLVQLRREGAGSALIDPVGCPDLSALGEALSGTEWILHAATQDLPCLREIGMVPTSLFDTELAGRLAGFPRVGLGAMVESVLGYALEKGHSAVDWSTRPLPEPWLRYAALDVELLVDLRDALEKELDRQGKLEWARQEFDAIAAAPPAPPRKDPWRRTSGMHKVRRRRQMAVVRELWESRDRIAQRRDVSPGKVLGDAAIVEAALALPANVHTLSALPGYGQRMGRRQLDQWMAAVDRAKALPENELPQPGATPAGPPPPRSWADKDPAAAARLAAARTAVSALAEQLNLPQENLITPDTVRRLCWEPPQRLEADAVAQALALHGARPWQIEQVTPVLVTALAATD; encoded by the coding sequence GTGACCGACGCCCAAGAGACCGCAGCAGACCTGCGCACCACCACCGGGGGCGGCCCCCCGGACGACGTCGTTGTTCCGCCCGGTGGGGTGCCGACTCCTTTGCTGGAGCCCCGCGAGGGGATTCCGCCGGTGGTCGCCGACGCGGACGCCCTCGCCGAGGTGGTCGCGGCCTTCGCCGCGGGCACCGGCCCCGTGGCCGTCGACGCCGAACGCGCCTCCGGATACCGCTACGGCCAGCGCGCCTACCTCGTGCAGCTGCGCCGCGAGGGTGCCGGGTCAGCCCTCATCGACCCGGTGGGCTGCCCCGACCTGTCCGCACTGGGCGAGGCCCTCTCCGGCACCGAGTGGATCCTGCACGCCGCCACCCAGGACCTGCCGTGCCTGCGCGAAATAGGCATGGTTCCCACCTCGCTGTTCGACACCGAGCTGGCGGGCCGGCTCGCCGGCTTCCCGCGGGTCGGACTCGGCGCGATGGTCGAGAGCGTTCTCGGCTACGCCCTGGAGAAGGGCCACTCCGCCGTCGACTGGTCCACCCGCCCGCTGCCCGAGCCGTGGCTGCGCTACGCCGCCCTGGACGTGGAGCTGCTGGTGGACCTGCGGGACGCCCTGGAGAAGGAGCTGGACCGGCAGGGCAAGCTGGAGTGGGCCCGGCAGGAGTTCGACGCCATCGCCGCCGCTCCCCCGGCCCCGCCGCGCAAGGACCCCTGGCGCCGTACGTCCGGCATGCACAAGGTGCGCCGCCGTCGGCAGATGGCCGTCGTACGGGAGCTGTGGGAGTCCCGGGACCGGATCGCGCAGCGGCGCGACGTGTCGCCGGGCAAGGTGCTGGGCGACGCGGCGATCGTCGAGGCCGCGCTGGCCCTGCCGGCGAACGTGCACACCCTGTCGGCCCTGCCCGGCTACGGGCAGCGGATGGGCCGCCGCCAGCTCGACCAGTGGATGGCCGCCGTGGACCGGGCGAAGGCGCTGCCCGAGAACGAGCTGCCGCAGCCGGGTGCGACCCCGGCCGGCCCGCCCCCGCCGCGTTCCTGGGCCGACAAGGACCCGGCCGCCGCGGCCCGGCTGGCCGCGGCCCGCACCGCCGTCTCTGCGCTGGCGGAGCAGCTGAACCTGCCCCAGGAGAACCTGATCACCCCGGACACGGTCCGCCGCCTGTGCTGGGAGCCCCCGCAGCGGCTGGAGGCGGACGCGGTGGCCCAGGCCCTGGCCCTGCACGGCGCCCGGCCGTGGCAGATCGAGCAGGTGACCCCGGTCCTGGTCACGGCCCTGGCGGCCACGGACTGA
- a CDS encoding thiolase family protein: protein MPRTVRDVVFVDGVRTPFGKAGPKGIYNETRADDLVVKAIRELLRRNPDLDPKKIDEVAIAATTQIGDQGLTLGRTAGILAGLPQSVPGYSIDRMCAGALTAVTAVAGGVAFGAYDVALAGGVEHMGRHPMGEGVDPNPRFVSEKLVDESALFMGMTAENLHDRYPTITKLRADEYAVRSQEKAAKAYADGKIQQDLVPISVRNTSEAAGETGWGLVTTDEPMRPGTTLENLANLKTPFRTHGRVTAGNAAGLNDGATAAIIASEDFARENNLTVKMRLVSYSFAGVEPEVMGYGPIPATEKALAQAGLTIDDIGLFEVNEAFAVQVLAFLEHYGIADDDARVNQYGGAIAFGHPLASSGVRLMTQLARQFEEQPHVRYGLTTMCVGFGMGATVIWENPNFNAEGDSK, encoded by the coding sequence GTGCCTCGTACCGTCAGGGACGTCGTCTTCGTCGACGGCGTCCGCACCCCGTTCGGCAAGGCGGGCCCGAAGGGCATCTACAACGAGACCCGCGCCGACGATCTCGTCGTGAAGGCGATCCGGGAGCTGCTGCGCCGCAACCCGGACCTGGACCCCAAGAAGATCGACGAGGTCGCCATCGCCGCGACCACGCAGATCGGCGACCAGGGCCTGACGCTGGGCCGCACGGCCGGCATCCTCGCGGGTCTCCCGCAGTCCGTCCCGGGCTACTCCATCGACCGCATGTGCGCCGGCGCGCTGACCGCCGTGACCGCCGTCGCGGGCGGTGTGGCCTTCGGTGCGTACGACGTCGCCCTCGCCGGCGGTGTCGAGCACATGGGCCGCCACCCCATGGGCGAGGGCGTGGACCCGAACCCGCGCTTCGTCTCCGAGAAGCTGGTCGACGAGTCCGCCCTGTTCATGGGCATGACCGCCGAGAACCTGCACGACCGGTACCCGACGATCACCAAGCTCCGCGCCGACGAGTACGCCGTGCGCTCGCAGGAGAAGGCCGCCAAGGCGTACGCCGACGGCAAGATCCAGCAGGACCTGGTCCCGATCTCGGTGCGCAACACCAGCGAGGCCGCGGGCGAGACGGGCTGGGGCCTGGTCACCACCGACGAGCCGATGCGCCCGGGCACCACGCTGGAGAACCTGGCGAACCTGAAGACCCCGTTCCGTACGCACGGCCGGGTCACCGCGGGCAACGCCGCCGGTCTCAACGACGGTGCCACCGCCGCGATCATCGCGTCCGAGGACTTCGCCCGCGAGAACAACCTCACGGTCAAGATGCGCCTCGTCTCGTACTCCTTCGCGGGTGTCGAGCCGGAGGTCATGGGCTACGGCCCGATCCCGGCCACCGAGAAGGCCCTGGCCCAGGCCGGCCTGACCATCGACGACATCGGTCTCTTCGAGGTCAACGAGGCCTTCGCGGTCCAGGTCCTCGCGTTCCTGGAGCACTACGGCATCGCCGATGACGACGCGCGCGTGAACCAGTACGGCGGCGCCATCGCCTTCGGCCACCCGCTGGCCTCCTCCGGCGTGCGCCTGATGACGCAGCTGGCCCGCCAGTTCGAGGAGCAGCCGCACGTCCGCTACGGCCTGACCACCATGTGCGTCGGCTTCGGCATGGGCGCCACGGTCATCTGGGAGAACCCGAACTTCAACGCCGAGGGAGACTCCAAGTGA